Proteins found in one Phycodurus eques isolate BA_2022a chromosome 18, UOR_Pequ_1.1, whole genome shotgun sequence genomic segment:
- the dynlt1b gene encoding dynein light chain Tctex-type 1: MDEGGEDETTFVVEDVTKLIKDSIETTIGTSSYQHIRVNQWSTTIVEQCLSQLCKLGKPFKYIVTCIIMQNNGAGLQTASSCFWDNSTDGSCAVKWENKSMCCIVSVFGLAI, from the exons aTGGACGAAGGAGGTGAAGATGAG ACTACGTTTGTCGTGGAGGACGTAACCAAGTTAATAAAAGAC TCCATAGAAACAACCATCGGTACGAGCTCTTACCAACACATCCGGGTGAACCAGTGGAGCACCACCATTGTGGAGCAGTGCCTCAGTCAGCTGTGCAAGCTCGGAAAGCCTTTCAAATACATCG TCACCTGCATCATCATGCAGAACAACGGGGCGGGGCTGCAAACGGCCAGCTCATGCTTCTGGGACAACTCTACTGATG GAAGCTGTGCAGTAAAATGGGAGAACAAGTCCATGTGCTGCATCGTCAGTGTTTTTGGCTTGGCCATCTAA
- the gtf2h5 gene encoding general transcription factor IIH subunit 5, whose amino-acid sequence MVNVHKGVLVECDPAMKQFLLYLDETNALGKKFILKDLDDTHVFILVEVVQTLQERVGKLIDQNSFTITQK is encoded by the exons ATGGTCAACGTGCACAAAGGTGTCCTCGTCGAATG CGACCCTGCCATGAAGCAGTTCCTCCTGTACCTGGATGAGACCAATGCCCTGGGGAAGAAGTTCATCCTGAAGGACCTGGATGACACACACGTGTTCATACTGGTTGAGGTGGTCCAGACCCTACAGGAGAGAGTGGGAAAGCTCATAGACCAGAACTCGTTCACCATCACACAGAAATGA
- the serac1 gene encoding protein SERAC1 isoform X2 — MSATALRLIPCRRLSRAGLPGVTKVLRWRDFRKVAKVTGAVVFGGCLFITYEVVALDKAVTIDTSVIRQEKYKSYIYLQASPSDEKENLAAGITQKTRRELHKAARRFLELSSRLLLRSLDERLSNVDADPHEVALWILLKRTQSDNRALRLQAVQELADNCHWHDYQYQTAAQVIDQRTAVGLARTPRADLRFFLPPPALPDLDDGFSAEDGLRQLLASLPQSEVDKCVQYFTSLALRESTRALAAQRGGLWCFGGNGLPYAQSLTSVPSEKVESFCLQALVQHSKVRSHCDHIVSNGGLQLLQRVYQLRRDSKNIQRNIVRIIGNLALNEQVHQAIVQSGWLSVLAEMVQSPHVMEASHAARALANLDRETVKEKYQDGVYILHPQTRGNHPIKADVLFIHGILGAAFKTWRQRDRSVLQDGNDKDCEEDYTECWPKTWLAADCPNLRVLSVEYDSHLSDWMAKCPAENQRKSLAYRSRELLKKLKIAGVGDRPVVWVAHSMGGLLVKKMLIDASEDPDMKDLFKNTRGILFYSVPHHGTFMAEYSVNVRYLLFPSIEVRELCRDSPALRDLNENFLTMAREKEIKVLSFAETLPTNIGPMVKILVVPAQSANIGIGDLIEVDVDHLSICKPERKDSFLYKRSLRFIQETLHSTIGR; from the exons ATGTCTGCGACTGCACTGCGCTTGATCCCATGCAGGAGACTGAGCAGGGCCGGGTTGCCTGGTGTGACCAAGGTGCTACGGTGGAGAGATTTCA GGAAGGTTGCTAAGGTGACAGGAGCAGTGGTGTTCGG AGGCTGCCTTTTCATCACGTACGAGGTGGTGGCCTTGGACAAGGCGGTGACCATCGACACCAGCGTGATTCGTCAGGAGAAGTACAAGTCTTACATCTACCTACAAGCCAGTCCCTCTGATGAAAAGGAGAACCTCGCTGCAG GGATTACACAGAAGACAAGGAGGGAACTTCACAAAGCAGCAAGGCGCTTTCTCGAACTCTCTTCGCGGCTTCTTTTGCGATCATTAGATG agcgcCTAAGTAATGTGGATGCAGACCCACACGAGGTGGCCTTATGGATCCTGCTGAAGAGGACGCAGTCTGACAATCGCGCACTCAGACTACAGGCTGTGCAGGAACTGGCAGACAACTGCCACTGGCACG ACTACCAGTATCAGACCGCGGCCCAGGTGATAGACCAGAGGACTGCGGTGGGCCTCGCTCGGACTCCTCGAGCAGACCTAAGATTCTTCCTCCCTCCGCCTGCACTTCCTGACCTCGATGAT GGTTTCTCAGCAGAGGACGGTCTGAGGCAGCTGCTCGCCTCCCTGCCGCAGTCCGAGGTGGACAAATGTGTTCAGTACTTCACCTCGCTTGCCCTCAGAGAGAGCACTCGGGCGTTAGCAGCGCAGCGG GGTGGCCTGTGGTGTTTTGGTGGCAACGGCCTGCCTTATGCCCAGAGCCTCACGTCTGTTCCCTCTGAGAAGGTGGAGTCCTTCTGCCTTCAGGCCCTAGTACAGCATTCCAAG GTCAGGAGCCACTGTGACCACATCGTGTCCAACGGGGGCCTTCAGCTCCTGCAGAGGGTTTATCAGCTCCGTAGAGACTCCAAGAATATACAGAGGAACATTGTGCGAATCATCGGGAACCTGGCGCTTAACGAGCAAGTTCACCAGGCCATCGTGCAGTCAG GGTGGCTATCAGTGCTGGCAGAGATGGTGCAATCTCCCCACGTCATGGAGGCATCCCACGCGGCACGCGCCTTGGCCAACTTGGACAGGGAGACGGTGAAGGAGAAGTACCAAGACGGCGTTTACATCCTCCACCCGCAAACACGTGGCAA CCATCCAATCAAAGCAGATGTTCTGTTCATCCATGGTATCCTGGGGGCCGCTTTTAAGACGTGGCGTCAGAGGGACAGAAGTGTGTTACAAGACGGGAATGACAAAGACTGCGAGGAAGATTACACAGAGTGCTGGCCAAAG ACGTGGTTAGCCGCTGATTGTCCAAATCTGAGGGTGCTATCAGTGGAATATGACAGCCACCTCAGTGACTGGATGGCCAAGTGTCCTGCTGAGAATCAGAG GAAGTCCTTGGCCTACAGGAGTCGAGAGCTGCTCAAAAAGCTCAAGATTGCGGGAGTTGGAGACCGGCCGGTGGTCTGGGTAGCTCACAGTATGGGAG GCCtgcttgtgaaaaaaatgttgatcgaTGCCTCAGAAGACCCAGACATGAAGGACCTGTTCAAGAACACCAGGGGTATTTTATTCTACAGCGTTCCTCATCACGGCACCTTCATGGCGGAATACTCGGTCAACGTCCGATATCTGCTTTTCCCCTCGATCGAAGTCAGAGAACTTTGCAGAG ACTCTCCAGCACTGCGTGACTTGAACGAGAACTTCTTGACAATGGCCAGAGAAAAAGAGATCAAGGTGCTAAGCTTTGCAGAGACTCTGCCCACAAACATTGGTCCTATGGTCAAGATACTGGTGGTGCCAGCACAATCTGCAA ATATTGGCATCGGGGACCTAATCGAGGTGGACGTGGATCATCTCAGTATCTGCAAGCCAGAGAGGAAGGACTCATTCTTGTACAAGCGTAGCCTCCGGTTCATCCAGGAAACACTGCACAGTACCATCGGGCGCTGA
- the serac1 gene encoding protein SERAC1 isoform X1, whose translation MLQVERMSATALRLIPCRRLSRAGLPGVTKVLRWRDFRKVAKVTGAVVFGGCLFITYEVVALDKAVTIDTSVIRQEKYKSYIYLQASPSDEKENLAAGITQKTRRELHKAARRFLELSSRLLLRSLDERLSNVDADPHEVALWILLKRTQSDNRALRLQAVQELADNCHWHDYQYQTAAQVIDQRTAVGLARTPRADLRFFLPPPALPDLDDGFSAEDGLRQLLASLPQSEVDKCVQYFTSLALRESTRALAAQRGGLWCFGGNGLPYAQSLTSVPSEKVESFCLQALVQHSKVRSHCDHIVSNGGLQLLQRVYQLRRDSKNIQRNIVRIIGNLALNEQVHQAIVQSGWLSVLAEMVQSPHVMEASHAARALANLDRETVKEKYQDGVYILHPQTRGNHPIKADVLFIHGILGAAFKTWRQRDRSVLQDGNDKDCEEDYTECWPKTWLAADCPNLRVLSVEYDSHLSDWMAKCPAENQRKSLAYRSRELLKKLKIAGVGDRPVVWVAHSMGGLLVKKMLIDASEDPDMKDLFKNTRGILFYSVPHHGTFMAEYSVNVRYLLFPSIEVRELCRDSPALRDLNENFLTMAREKEIKVLSFAETLPTNIGPMVKILVVPAQSANIGIGDLIEVDVDHLSICKPERKDSFLYKRSLRFIQETLHSTIGR comes from the exons ATGCTG CAAGTGGAGAGGATGTCTGCGACTGCACTGCGCTTGATCCCATGCAGGAGACTGAGCAGGGCCGGGTTGCCTGGTGTGACCAAGGTGCTACGGTGGAGAGATTTCA GGAAGGTTGCTAAGGTGACAGGAGCAGTGGTGTTCGG AGGCTGCCTTTTCATCACGTACGAGGTGGTGGCCTTGGACAAGGCGGTGACCATCGACACCAGCGTGATTCGTCAGGAGAAGTACAAGTCTTACATCTACCTACAAGCCAGTCCCTCTGATGAAAAGGAGAACCTCGCTGCAG GGATTACACAGAAGACAAGGAGGGAACTTCACAAAGCAGCAAGGCGCTTTCTCGAACTCTCTTCGCGGCTTCTTTTGCGATCATTAGATG agcgcCTAAGTAATGTGGATGCAGACCCACACGAGGTGGCCTTATGGATCCTGCTGAAGAGGACGCAGTCTGACAATCGCGCACTCAGACTACAGGCTGTGCAGGAACTGGCAGACAACTGCCACTGGCACG ACTACCAGTATCAGACCGCGGCCCAGGTGATAGACCAGAGGACTGCGGTGGGCCTCGCTCGGACTCCTCGAGCAGACCTAAGATTCTTCCTCCCTCCGCCTGCACTTCCTGACCTCGATGAT GGTTTCTCAGCAGAGGACGGTCTGAGGCAGCTGCTCGCCTCCCTGCCGCAGTCCGAGGTGGACAAATGTGTTCAGTACTTCACCTCGCTTGCCCTCAGAGAGAGCACTCGGGCGTTAGCAGCGCAGCGG GGTGGCCTGTGGTGTTTTGGTGGCAACGGCCTGCCTTATGCCCAGAGCCTCACGTCTGTTCCCTCTGAGAAGGTGGAGTCCTTCTGCCTTCAGGCCCTAGTACAGCATTCCAAG GTCAGGAGCCACTGTGACCACATCGTGTCCAACGGGGGCCTTCAGCTCCTGCAGAGGGTTTATCAGCTCCGTAGAGACTCCAAGAATATACAGAGGAACATTGTGCGAATCATCGGGAACCTGGCGCTTAACGAGCAAGTTCACCAGGCCATCGTGCAGTCAG GGTGGCTATCAGTGCTGGCAGAGATGGTGCAATCTCCCCACGTCATGGAGGCATCCCACGCGGCACGCGCCTTGGCCAACTTGGACAGGGAGACGGTGAAGGAGAAGTACCAAGACGGCGTTTACATCCTCCACCCGCAAACACGTGGCAA CCATCCAATCAAAGCAGATGTTCTGTTCATCCATGGTATCCTGGGGGCCGCTTTTAAGACGTGGCGTCAGAGGGACAGAAGTGTGTTACAAGACGGGAATGACAAAGACTGCGAGGAAGATTACACAGAGTGCTGGCCAAAG ACGTGGTTAGCCGCTGATTGTCCAAATCTGAGGGTGCTATCAGTGGAATATGACAGCCACCTCAGTGACTGGATGGCCAAGTGTCCTGCTGAGAATCAGAG GAAGTCCTTGGCCTACAGGAGTCGAGAGCTGCTCAAAAAGCTCAAGATTGCGGGAGTTGGAGACCGGCCGGTGGTCTGGGTAGCTCACAGTATGGGAG GCCtgcttgtgaaaaaaatgttgatcgaTGCCTCAGAAGACCCAGACATGAAGGACCTGTTCAAGAACACCAGGGGTATTTTATTCTACAGCGTTCCTCATCACGGCACCTTCATGGCGGAATACTCGGTCAACGTCCGATATCTGCTTTTCCCCTCGATCGAAGTCAGAGAACTTTGCAGAG ACTCTCCAGCACTGCGTGACTTGAACGAGAACTTCTTGACAATGGCCAGAGAAAAAGAGATCAAGGTGCTAAGCTTTGCAGAGACTCTGCCCACAAACATTGGTCCTATGGTCAAGATACTGGTGGTGCCAGCACAATCTGCAA ATATTGGCATCGGGGACCTAATCGAGGTGGACGTGGATCATCTCAGTATCTGCAAGCCAGAGAGGAAGGACTCATTCTTGTACAAGCGTAGCCTCCGGTTCATCCAGGAAACACTGCACAGTACCATCGGGCGCTGA